From the genome of Roseofilum reptotaenium CS-1145, one region includes:
- a CDS encoding ATP-dependent 6-phosphofructokinase: MGKRIGILTSGGDCAGLNAAIRAVVYHAIGTYGYEVFGIHQATLGLLERPPKVKELTRTNIRGLLLTGGTILGTTNKGDPFAYPMPDGTLLDRSQEMIEGYHQLGLDALLVIGGDGSLAILRKLAQQGNMNIIGIPKTIDNDIGITERSIGFQTAVNIATEALDRLQFTAASHSRVLILEVMGRDAGHIAISAGIAGGADVILIPEIPYDIQKVCKHIVNRRELGKSYSLVIVSEAVKSVEGGSMTNVVGLGESRYGGIGQEIAKGITSEIGAETRVTVLGHTQRGGIPAPIDRLVASAFGVAAVDLVAQEMYDHVVTWQHRQVVSVPIEKAIEHYQTVNPEGTLVKTARGLGICLGD, encoded by the coding sequence ATGGGAAAACGCATTGGTATTTTGACCAGTGGCGGAGACTGTGCAGGTCTTAATGCTGCGATTCGGGCTGTGGTCTATCATGCCATAGGAACCTACGGTTATGAAGTCTTTGGAATTCATCAAGCCACATTAGGCTTATTGGAGCGTCCTCCAAAAGTGAAAGAATTAACTCGTACAAACATTCGTGGATTATTGCTTACTGGGGGAACCATATTAGGAACCACCAACAAGGGTGACCCTTTCGCTTATCCCATGCCCGATGGAACATTACTCGATCGCTCCCAAGAAATGATCGAAGGATATCACCAATTAGGGCTTGATGCCCTATTAGTGATTGGTGGAGATGGATCTCTAGCTATTCTGCGTAAACTGGCCCAACAAGGCAATATGAACATTATCGGTATCCCCAAAACCATTGATAATGACATTGGCATTACCGAACGCTCCATTGGCTTCCAAACGGCGGTTAATATTGCCACAGAAGCCTTAGACCGCCTCCAATTTACCGCCGCCAGCCATAGCCGAGTCTTAATTCTAGAAGTGATGGGCCGAGATGCGGGTCATATCGCCATCAGTGCTGGAATTGCTGGCGGTGCGGATGTGATCCTAATTCCCGAAATTCCCTACGATATTCAGAAGGTTTGTAAGCACATTGTTAACCGTCGAGAGCTGGGTAAAAGCTATTCTTTGGTGATTGTCTCTGAAGCGGTGAAAAGTGTTGAAGGTGGATCGATGACCAATGTAGTTGGTCTCGGAGAGAGTCGCTATGGAGGGATTGGCCAGGAGATTGCTAAAGGGATTACCTCGGAAATCGGCGCAGAAACACGGGTAACGGTGTTAGGCCATACCCAACGGGGAGGGATTCCCGCACCCATTGACCGCCTGGTGGCTTCGGCGTTTGGAGTAGCAGCCGTCGATTTAGTGGCTCAGGAGATGTACGATCACGTGGTAACTTGGCAACATCGGCAAGTTGTGAGTGTGCCCATTGAAAAGGCGATCGAACATTACCAAACCGTCAATCCAGAAGGCACGTTGGTGAAAACAGCCAGAGGTCTGGGAATTTGTTTGGGCGATTAG